The genomic region GGCACGTCGGTTTCTTTCACCAGCGTTGCCGGAGGAAGCGGCTCATGGCAGGGGCCGGTAGGGCCCTGCCATGAGCCTCACGGCCCCATTCGGGTTCGCCGCTGCGGGCCTTCCCGGCCGTCCGGGAGGGACCGGGTGGCTCCTGCCGCCGGACGACAGCCAGCCGCACCCTTGGGAGGCGGCCGCGGTCAGGCGGTTGCGGTGGAAGGGAGCGAGGACATGGATCATCGCAGGATCAGTGAGCTCATGAGCCGCGATGTGGTCAGCGTGCGTATCGATACCCCGTTCAAGGAGATCGCCCGGACACTCGCGGAACACGACGTCAGCGCGGTACCGGTACTGGACAGCGCGGGCCGCCCGGTCGGGATCGTCTCGGAGGCGGATCTGCTGCGTAAGGCGGCCGACCGGTCCGACCTGTCGGGCAGGACGCCGCTGCCGCACCTTGATGCGTGGGAGCGGGCCAGGGCCGAGGGGCACAACGCGGAAGAGATCATGTCCGCTCCGGCGGTGTGCGCGCATCCGGAATGGACGGTCGTGGAGGCCGCCCGGCTGATGAGTGTGCACAACGTCAAGCGTCTCCCCGTGGTCGATGAAACCGACACCCTGGTGGGCATTGTCAGCCGCGCTGACCTGCTGCGGGTCTTTTTGCGGCAGGACCGTGCCATCCGGGAGGAGATCGTGCACGACGTACTCGCCACGACGCTGGGTTTCGCGCCGTCCGATGTCGCCGTCGAGGTCGACGAGGGGCAGGTCTCTCTGCGCGGCACGGTCGACGACAGCAGTCTGGTCCCTGTGCTGATCCGGCTGTGCACGAGCGTGGATGGAGTCGTCTCGGTCTCCGAGCGGCTGAGCGCCCGGACGGACCCCGTCCGG from Streptomyces sp. NBC_01267 harbors:
- a CDS encoding CBS domain-containing protein, which translates into the protein MDHRRISELMSRDVVSVRIDTPFKEIARTLAEHDVSAVPVLDSAGRPVGIVSEADLLRKAADRSDLSGRTPLPHLDAWERARAEGHNAEEIMSAPAVCAHPEWTVVEAARLMSVHNVKRLPVVDETDTLVGIVSRADLLRVFLRQDRAIREEIVHDVLATTLGFAPSDVAVEVDEGQVSLRGTVDDSSLVPVLIRLCTSVDGVVSVSERLSARTDPVRAGNGAMS